GTGTGGGGGTAGGGGGCGGGGGACGTTACGCTCTAGCTGATTGTCTCATGAAAGTCTGCGTCTCATAGCATAGCATTATCTTCAACATCAGCTTGATGAGGACACAGCAACTTTAATCACTGCAATTATCTGATGTCAAGGCATCTGGTGAATGCATGCATTTGTCTCCACCAGTTTAAAAAGGATTTTGCTGCCATAGCTCAGTGCACCGAGTAGCTTTCTTTGAAGCAATACGTTAATATTTTAAACTGTCACTCATACGCACGCACCTTCAGCACTCAGAAGCACAATGATTTGTGGCCTCCAACTTCTAAAACTGAATGTCCATGTTGCTCATTAACATCATCAGTGAGGAGGACATCAGCAACATGAACTTTTATGGGGATAAACTATGCAGACCGCCTCTCCCCTTTTGTCATCCCACTGTAGGACGTGACTGCGCTTTGGTCTAATGGGCTCCATGTAGCTCCGGGAATGTACTTGAGGAATGTGTTAGTGTATTTGAAGATAATGCTGTTAAATCCGTCAGGTTGCTTAGGTGCCCGCTACAGTTTGAGCAACCACATGTCATATCGACACAAGGCCATTGCCAGCTCAGATTTTGTATTACTTGGGATTTTGTATCATTGGCATTTTGATTCAGTGTAGTCTcaattttgttgttcttgtgaccatttctgatgattaAAATGAACTTACCCCTGAGAACCACTGGCAGAAGATACTATTTACATAAGCCTTTTTCCACCCCCAGTACTATCAGTCTGTGTAAAGCCTAACTTTTTTTGGCCACATATTACTTTCTGTCCTTATTTAAGCACCATGCCAAAGATTGTTTTTCTTATATACTTAGGAGAGTTTATTGCATTTCCTTatcttttagttttaaaaaggaaatacaCACCAACAGCAGAGAAACTCTTATCATTCCAATGAATTATTGACTCAGTGACTGAATATTGCCTTGTGTCACgctttatgattttatttactCTTAACCAGGAATCACCATCCAGGAACTTGTgcatttgtatatatatattatctgTGCTATTAATTATATTGACAGATCCACAAAAGCTGACAAAGAGgtgctttgattttattttagcgCCTTTTTCCATTCTAGACAAAGGGAATGACTGAAGGAGTTATATGAGGATTGTGGGTGGCAGTGGGGAGTGCAGGAATAAACAAGCTTGTCCTTGACTTTGCATTAGCTGTCAGAGTTCCAACAGGATTCATCACTATCAGCACACAGGGCAGAGCTGGTAAGCTCCCCTGCACACCCATGTGTCACTTCCTCACGAGAGCAGGAATGATTAAAAGGCCTTACAGACTGACTGGAAAATACCAAGTCAAATTAGGAGCATAACACTGTTGTGATGTCCCCAAGAAATTCATCTGAAGGCATAGCTTCATGGCACTCATTTTCATCCACAGTGTAGGCTGCAGTGTGGCATACTGATTTTGTTTAAGCTTTTACTTCCTTAAGTTAAATTACTTTAACTATGGCCCATTTGCATTATTAAGCTGTAGCTGTCCAGTGACCAACCAGTGCCATTTAAAGAAATGACTGGCATCAGTTTGAGTAAGAATACAAAAGAATAGTATATTAAACAAACTGGGTATATTGTAGACAATTGTAGACGGATAGTGTTTCCTAAGCTTGCTATGGAAAAACAAGATAGGTCACATTTTCTAGATGTAGCTACCTTCAGCTGTACGTGTATTCTCTGTTATAAGTTGAGCTGATTATGGTTTGATTATGACCTGATTATGACCCTTTGAAAGTTGCATTGCTCTGAACAAATCCACTATTTCTATTGATATAGGCTCgatccacccacccacccacccacccatccatccatccatctatccatccatccatccatccatattcaTCCATTAAcccattttctttgattttcacGGGTGTGCTGGGCCCAATCTCAGCTGCCATAGGCTGAGAGACAGTAAGCACCCCGGACACATCACCAATCTGTTGCAGAgctaacacagacagagaagcaGACAACCACTGACTTTCACATCAACACCTGAGAaccaccagttaacctaaccccatgcaTTGGAGTGTGGGAGGAAGCAAGAGTACatgagagaacccacgcagttTCAGGGAggacatgcaaaatccaaacagCAAGAATCCAGGACTTTCTTGCTGTCAGGTAACAGTGTTAACCACTAATTTGCTTGACTGCTTATATGTAAACATGTATTACCATGGCACTAAGAACCTGCCACTAAGATCAGACCGATCCATTTATAAGTAGTACTGAATTTAAAAGTTGTTGCATTAAAACAgaccatttttgtttttcattggtTAAGATACTTATGCCTTTGTTCAGTGAGTTTTCTGCTGCATCTATGGTGGACAGAGTTTGCAGTGATTCCTGGGTTTTGAGCATTATGTGGTGTGCATATATGAAGAGAGGTTCAAGGAAATTGAATCACTGCTCTGATTCACAGCTGGATTGCGGGTCCCGTGGCACAACCAAGCACTCTTTTCCAGAGACATGGATCCATGCTAAGCTGACATAACACCGATCCATCATTTGTGGCTAAGGAGACTACGTTGGAAAGCTGACAGCTCATTATGTTTAAATACCCACATGATTTGTTGTATCCTCAGACTGGATCTGCTGTAATATCACAACTGTTATGTAGATTTGTGAACTCAAAAATTGTGTACATTTAATGTTAGTAGCACTGTATTTTTTGATTTCACTGTGACTTAGAAATATAAGCCATTTTTGCACCCTGCCTCTTTTGGAGCTATCTGGTGATAACAAGCCAGGTGGTCTCTTCCTCTTTCATAAATAATGCTTTCAAGAATTTCAAGTTTTTAAGTACAAGTGGGTGCCTTCTCTGTGTGCTGACCATTAAAATCCTTCCCTGTATGGCTCTGGGATATTTTCCTCTTGTGTGTAATCCCAGTACAGAACTGGAACATAAGAGATTAGTGCATGCACCTTGATGTGGCCTGGTACACTAGTCAAACTTATTAGGCTAACTGACACTCAAAAAGAAGTTTTGGGGCTTTTCAATGACCTCTTTGATATTGAAGGGGATTTTCGGGTTATATTAGCTAGCTTGACTAGAAGATTCTTTCAGAGGTCTTTCATTCTTCTTTCTTGTATCTGGAGTCTGTTTGGACAAATGTTCAATTCATAAAGGAATAATGGAAATTATTAATGGAATGTGCACTTTATTGAAAAGGATGTTGTTCTTTACAGACGGGACACTGTCAAGATAGTGAAAACTGTATCAACAGTAACATGATTTGTTTGTATTCAGTGTAAATAAATGGCTCTGATGCTGTTAaagtacttttttaaaaaaaagttgtaccTCCTCAGTTATTCACTTGAGTTTACTGCTTGGAGACAGCTTGGGTGCCACACAAAACCCAGGTGTTGAGCTCATGAGAGCTGTTTTCATGTGTGTATTATTATCTCTGTAAAATCAACAGATGGGGTCGCGGAAGGAAATGGTTTTGCAAGAGAGCTGGCAAAAGGCTTTTTGGCACGTGATTTGGATAAACAACTTTCCCTGAAATTGCACTGGGGAGATGCAGAGTGACAGATAAATGTGCTATGCAAACTGGGCTTCCTGGATTGTGTGCCATTTTGTTATTGGTACCTGATGAAACATGGTCATCCCTGATGACTGatgacactgtgtgtgtctttctttcaGTGCATCTCTATTTTAGGTCTGAACTTGGGTCTCACGTTGCCAGCCCAGTGTTCATCTAAGTATAAACTTAAAGACTGTACTTCTGAGGTAATTTATAAGAACTTATGTTGTTTTGGCAACACACATTTCAGCCCTCACACGACCCATGCATGTTAATGGATGGTATGTGCAGTTGAAAGTTGTAAACAAGGAAGTGATCTGTATGATCTGTTCCATATGAGGGAGTAGTTATTAACTTCTTGAGCTCCTGCTTTAAGGCAAATGCTCTCATTCTCATCTAAAAAAGATAAGAGCTTTTTTTATGTGAAGCCACCTGAGCCACCTTCCCTTATGACATTAACACAAGCAACATCTAGATTTCATACCCATCTCATTTGTTGTGTATTTCACTCATACACCTTTCACACCTTTGCCCTGATCAATGGGATGTGAAAAAGtccccccaaaaagaaaaaataatcaaagagGTATAGTGTAAGAACAATTTGGATTTCCTGCTTGCTTTGGTGTTAAATTCACTGCTTATGTTTGGTGCAAATTAAAATAACAGGACTTGAAAACTGTAGCCGATCTCTAAAGCAAAAACATCGATGAAACCTTCAAGTACagcaaactttaaaataaatctccactgttttgttttgtatgaaGCATTTTTCATGTTCTACCCTCCCCCATGttttctctccttcctctttGTTTGCTTGATCCTCTCCTAGGTATCTCGTCTCCTCCCAGCGACAGCTGCGTGTTTCTGATTGGGTGATTTTGGAAGAGGGGTGGGGCTTGCTCACTGCTTCTGCTGTTTTCTAGCAGGCGGATCAGCCTAGCCGTCAGTTTCGGTAAAAGGAGGCGACGAGTGTGGTCGCTGCTTACGCTGCTTGAATTTCTTCAGGCAGCTTGTAGGAGCTTTATAATCATTTTTTTACTAAATGTACAAGCACAACGAACATACCGCTTAGTCGGTGAGCCTTATAATTTGCTCTGCGGGAAAGGAAACTAATCGGAATACGGGATTTCGTCGTCCTTCCTGTTCAGCCCTTTGTTTTTTACTGCTTCGGTCAAGTGGGAGAGCAGCAGCGCCCCCCTGTGAGCGAACAGGAAACAGCCTGAGGATAGGGAGCCAAACGAGCGGCCGAGCCTCTTGCCTCCCGTACGACGTGGGCCCCCCCAGCTCAGCTGTCCGATGCGGGGTGAGGATGAGTCCCGCTCTGGAAGCCCTCATGCAGGCGGAAGGGACTCCTTATCCCGGAAAAGGGGTGATGCTTGAGCCGTTCGTGCACCAAGTTGGGGGCCACTCTTGTGTGCTACGGTTTGGGGAACAGACAATTTGCAAACCCCTCATCCCCCGAGAACACCAGTTCTATAAGAGTCTCCCACCAGAGATGAGGAAGTTCACCCCTCAATATAAAGGTGAGTCTGTGCATCCCAAATATGAACTATTGAGCTGCCCGTTAGAGCAGCATgcatcttttaattttctcaccTCTGTGCATGCGTTATATAAGAGCCTCATGGGTGCTTTTAATATTgcattgcaaaaaaacaaaacttctaTTACATGAAATTTTGCGCTTATTTGCCGTTGCAATACCTTAAAGTGCATTGTGTACACAACAACACTACAGAATGTATGTTGAATATTTGTAAGCTGATTGCATTGGCTTCAAAATAACTCACGTTACATTGTCAGTCATGTTGGAGCCTTTGGCAGACACAGCTATCCGTTTTCTGGCTATATCCCTCATGTGTAAGGCAGGGTTTCAAGTAGCGTCAAACCTAATGGCTTGACTTCCTGCCAAGAGAATGAGTAGCCAGAGTATCCAGAGGTCTTTGACTGTGTGACGCTTTTAAGGCAGCTATAGTTTCAAGATGCGTATTGGCGGGCCACGGCAAATCTAAAATAACTGCGGCAGATCACCAGAGTAATAATTTACAAGTCATTTGAGGAGATTTCCAGGTCTGGTTTCAGGGAACGACACGCATAAAGACTCACACAGACCTGAAGCAGGAATGCTATGTTCCCTGGTTGCATTCAGTCTCTCACAGTTTCCCCTACAGACAATTACACCTAGTACATGCTGATACGGAGATCTTCAGGCAGAGATCTTTTGACGTGATGTGTGGTAACTGAATCCACGGCCATGCAGCATGGGGCTATAAAAAGGTCCTGGATATGGAATGGGATGTGAGGAGCTAATAGTATAGTAGACGTCTGGGGCCTTCAAATGCTCAACCCCACTAGCATTTTCCAGTCTTACATTTCACATTATGATGAGAGACTGGGAAAGAGCTGTGTTCTTCTAAAGGAATGTAAGGTTCCTTATCCGCGATTGTAGATAAATGAGTCTCAGCAGTATCTGATGATTTAGGGACATCTTGCAGTGGAATACTGGATTAGAAACATTAAGACTTTTGAGCAGATGTAGATTAAATTTATAAGTTAGGGGTCACTTATGTTGTGTAGAGGATACTATATTGCAATTTAATGTCACGACAGTGACCTGAAAAAAGATTGGACAGGAACGTTTGTACTTAATAAAATGATATTGATAGCAATAATAATGTCTAAGTCAGTTTAGCCCTACTCCTGTACTACATTCGATTTGCGCAACTGGGGCGCAATAATCGCGCACTTGATATACGTTTATCACAAATTTATGAGCCTTTTTATTGAAAGAAACTCGGAGTGACTCATAAGTTCCTTTGCTGGCTGCAGTGGTGTAATGACAGTGCAGTGCTGAGGCACACATTCCTTCAGAGGCGGGGCTTCCTGCAGActgatgacgtcagtgcgcatgACATAAGTCAAGCCTCCGCCTGCGTAGAAGGATGGCACCCATGATCCCGGGGCCTGCCATTTAACATCCAAATCCAGTGCCATGTTATTTGCatggctgttttttgttgtttgttttttggtcatTGTAATAAACTGTCATTTAATTTTCTAATTCAGTGGCTGATTTGTAATGACTCCTACTGCTGCTTGGTTTTGGTATCGTGTTTTGTGTCATGTAACTTGGATGTTACATCCAGATCTAAAACAGTTCCTCTTGAACTGTTTCGACCACatcccctccctccttcctgTCTGTGGTTGATCTGTTTCGGCCTTTGCAGCTGTGATGTTTATTCTCAGTGCAACACCTCCCCCACTCTGCCTGCAATACTCAGGTCCTTGTAGGGAgttttattttggggggggggtgaccCCGGTGGCTTTTTGCGGGTCATGTCAGAAATTAGCATTGGCATCAAAGGCCTTCCAGAAACATCCATTAGTCCATGAGTTTATCAAATTGTGTTAATTATTACTAACTGAAGCCCTCAGAGCACAATGTGGTAGTGCATTTGAAATATGAACTATGTAGATATACTTGCTGCTTAATATCAGTATCTATATTCTTATCTGTGTGTCTGAATCATTATGATTTGACACTTTAAAACTCTATCATGCTTTAACTACTACAGTGTTACATTTTCTATCTCTTTTACTCATGGTGGATCATATAGTTTTCTTTGTGCAATTGCTTTTTCAAATTGTGAGAATTTGTAAAAGTAACAAACATGAAGATAAAACCTCTCcttctatttctctctctctctctctcactcactctctcaggtgtagtttcagtcagttttgaagaGGATGAGGAAGGGAATTTGTGCCTCATCGCCTACCCCCTCCACAGCGAATCAGGGGACCTGGAAAACAAAGACCCCTCAACAGACTGTGAGCCCAAGAGCAAGATGGTGAAGTGGAGCAACAAAAAGCAATCCCCTTTGGGCCCTGAGAATGACAACTATAGCAAAGACAGAGGTAGACACAGTCGTAAAGAAGACAAGATTATGAGGTAAGAGAGCACCTTTACTGTTTCACGGAAATAAGTCATGTTGAAGATGTGTATTGTTATGAAGCTCTGTAGCGCTGAAGCTGATGTCTTTCTTCGTTCTCTGCTCTGCAGTTATAATCGTGATGAGATGCAACAGCAGGCAGAGGTACTTTACTTTAGCCTGGAAAAAGGCAATGTGGTGTCACAGATCAAACACAACCCCTGGAGTCtcaaatgtcaccagcagcactTACAGAGGATGAAGGAGAATGCAAAGCACCGTAACCAATACAGTATCCTTTTACCACATGCTTGAAGATATGAGAATTCTCAGTGTCTGCTGAAGTGGCTGAAGTGTTCCCTTTTTTTGCCATGTGATCCTTGACTCTCCCTTTACAGAATTTATCCTTTTAGAAAACCTTACATGGCGCTATAGAGTACCGTGTGTCTTAGACTTGAAGATGGGAACTCGTCAGCATGGAGATGATGCATCAGAGGAAAAGAAAGCCAATCAGATTCGAAAGTGTCAACAGAGCACATCTGCATCTATTGGGGTGCGACTTTGTGGCATGCAGGTAAAGTATATTTATAAATGAAACCATATATACGTGGGGGGGGGgttttgtatttacttgtttatgtGCCGCTGTAGTGCTTATGTTGCTGTGTGACCTTTGCAGGTGTACCAGTCAGAACCAGGCCAGCTGATGTTCATGAATAAATACCATGGGCGAAAGCTGACTCTCGCAGGCTTCAAGGAGGCTCTCTACCAGTTTTTCCACAATGGGCATCGCTTGCGTCATGAGCTGCTGTCTCCAGTGTTGCGGAGACTTCGCGAAATGCAAGCTGCCCTCGAGGCCTGCGAGTCTTACCGCTTCTACTCTAGCTCCCTGCTCATCATCTACGATGGCGACCCTCCCAGGGCTCCCACTAGACCTAGACATAGAGGTGGGGAGGAAGGTGATGAGGATGAGCCAtctgatgaggaggaggaggaagaaggtgCCTTTGGTTTCCCTCGCTCCTCCTCTGCGGGTGTCGGCGCAGGTGTGTCCGGAGGGAGCAGCAACAGTGGCGGTAGTCGCTCATCCCACAGCGCAGGAGAGGCTAGTAGCCCTGTGGTGGATGTACGCATGATTGACTTTGCTCACACCACCTGTCGCCACTATGGAGAAGACAGCGTAGTGCACGAAGGCCAGGACAGTGGGTTCATCTTCGGCCTCCAGAACCTGATCACAATCATCTCTGAGCTCGAGGATCACAGTGCAGACTGAGGCTGGACTTTAGTCAGCATGGTCTAAATTTTAAGCGTGGGATGAGCTCACTGAGCTGAAACCCTGCTACACCAAGATGCATTATCCCTATGCCTATGTAGGGGTCTGCTTGGTGGGAACGTTGGACGCCTCTGCGTGAGGGGATAGTTTCAATGGTGGTACCTGTGGTCTCACTCACCTGCCAGAGGATTGGGCTGCCTGTGCCCTTTTTGCACTTTTCAGAGactgctccttttttttttttttttttttttttgtaacacatGATAGGAGAAGTGTAGTATGAGAGAGGTCCTTCAACAGAGACTTCTGTAGCATCCTAGGGCTCTCTTCCCTCCTCTCGCCCCCTGGTACAGATACAGTTCTTTATTGTTAAGTTCTCTCTGAGAGAGAAAGCCTGAGGCAGAGAACATTGAAGCTGTAGGTAACTAGAAACCTGTCGTGGTGCTTTACCTGtgatacttttttttccccttgggATGTCGCTTTGACTGCTGGTCCCCAACAGCACAACACAATCATGGGGAAGCTGATTGAACAAGCTGACCTTGGCTGGCTGGGTCAGCAGCCTTGTAGCAAATGAGAAGCTTGCATCAAATAAGGACATTTTGTGTCTATTAAGACCCTTATATGGTTTGTGTGTTCAAGTAAGCACTTGGATTTACACTTTTTGGTGGAAGAATATTATTTAGTTCAATAAGAAGGGATCTGCCTTTTTCAACAGTTGTTCCCCTGTACTTATTGCCTATAAACAAAAGACTTTTTGGAAAGGGAATATTATCCTTTTTTTCTGGTCAttatctttttcctctttttcattcCTGAAAATTTGACTTGACAAAGAGAATATAttgataaaacactaaaaagacTATAGACTATTTATTTCAACGgattgttaaaaatgtaaacaagtaCATTCCATATTACCACTATAAATGTTACGTCCTTCTTATACAGACTTGGATTTCTTTTGTTATTGGAAGAGCTCTCTTATATAACTGTGTGTTAACAGTATCTTGAAAATAAAGGCATTCATTGAGATAAAATTCATTGTCTGTGGTTTGTGTTTATAGTATGTTTGGGGTTTGAATTTCAGAAACAAGTATGGGTTATGAAATAGATCGTGAGGATCCTAATGTGTGCCAAAAACTGTGTACTTTTGACTAATAGTGGTACTTCCAGTTCCCAGTTTTGATTTGGGAACACAGACACCCTCTGCCAGTGTCAAGattaaatctttctttttcGATAAAGGATGTGgttagagctggatcaggtgaccctgaacgaTTCCTTAGTTACGCTGCAATAGGCCTTGGCTGCTGGTGACTTCCCAGGATACAATAAGGTTTTCTTCAGTCACCTCCTTTTActgcatgtgtttatacactGCTGTGAATTTCATCACTAGTTATTATTAAACTCTGGCTGTCTCTCCTGAAGTCTGTCTTATGTTCTGTGTCCCTCCCCTGatcagcagatggctgcctctccatgagtctggttctgcctgaggtttcttcctgttaaaagggactttttccttctcactgttgccAAGGCCTTTCTCATGGGGTGgtaggggtcatctgattgctgggttttctctgtattactccACGGTGTTTACTGTACAGTTTTAATCACCTTGAAGTGactattgtgatttggcgctatatttaaaaataaaaataaactaaaaaaaacaacaacaacctgaaaTGAAATTGTTTGTGTTGACTATCATCTGCATTTGAACTGGAGACATCATATTTAGATCACAAGTGAGGTCATGTGTGAGGTATTGGATGTTTTCATAGTGCACTTAATGTTCCAGTGTGAATGAATCAAACTTGAAGCTGCACTTCAATACACCTAAGGCTGTCAAAGATTGAGGAAGACGTGACTCATAATTATCAGTAAGAGTCATTTGCTGAACTGGAACTGCTAGAATGGGGAAAAGATCAAATATCACAATGCTGAAACTAGACCtgctgtaaaactgtaaaataaggAATCAATGGTGTGGAAAACatgcgtcttttttttttgcacctgaTACTATGAGTTTTTCCATCCATTATCCATTGTTCATATTAGGCAGGTACAAACAATGCTTTCTTTTATGAAAGTAACATCTCTCCTTAATGCTGTATAGTACAAAAAGAAAGGAGTCgttgtttcaaagaaaaagcATGTTTTCATACTTGAAAGTGTAAACGTAACTAAATAAAGTGCAGTGTTAATGTAGCATAAAAACATTAACCTTCACAAagcaaacaattattttgagtTGAGACCATGTTGACAAATGACAAACAGTTTTTGTGCGCAAGTTGAACTTCAAAGGATCATTTTTCCTAAGAGAGTTCACTAAAGGTGTGAAATTGTGAACATAGGATTGCTTTTTGACCACACAGAGACAAATGTTTTTTCTCTGAAGAAGTCTGGGATTTTATGAAAGCTCAATTTAGTTGTTAAGCTCGAATATAGGGAAAGATTAAACCACTCCTGCCTTAATCgtgatgtgatgtgagtgaTGAACCTCATCCTCATTCTGATAAAGGTTTCAGCATAAAAACCATTACTATAGTACAAGTATGAAAATATCAGACACCCTCTGTTTAGACAGAATTAATCTGTGGGGGTGGGCAATGATTTTTTCCAAGTGgcaataaataaagcaaaattgAGTTCAGCTTAGTGGTGCAGCCCTCAACAACAATGCTAAATTCTCATCTAGCTTCTTGGGAAAATTAATTGGCCACCCTGACACAGAAAGCTTCCCTGAGAACTGGCTTTggatttttcctttcctttcgcAAGTTTGCTTGGTAcggcaaaaacacaaagattgcTTACGCTGCATGCGTCACTGTTGTTACAGAGTTCATTATTAAGCAGTTTAGTTAAGGTTTTTGGCACAGTTGCTCTTTGGCGGTGACATTGGTGACTGATCTGCACAAAGCTCAGATTACAAACTTCTATTCAATAACAGTTCCATAGTGATAAGCAGGAAGAATGAGAAGGTGTTGCCAGCAGCTCAGATTAGTATTTTCTAACATACTGTATGTACCCTAAGCTCCACAGTGAAATGTGTTGCCTGTTAAAG
This DNA window, taken from Astatotilapia calliptera chromosome 5, fAstCal1.2, whole genome shotgun sequence, encodes the following:
- the ip6k2b gene encoding inositol hexakisphosphate kinase 2b, which translates into the protein MSPALEALMQAEGTPYPGKGVMLEPFVHQVGGHSCVLRFGEQTICKPLIPREHQFYKSLPPEMRKFTPQYKGVVSVSFEEDEEGNLCLIAYPLHSESGDLENKDPSTDCEPKSKMVKWSNKKQSPLGPENDNYSKDRGRHSRKEDKIMSYNRDEMQQQAEVLYFSLEKGNVVSQIKHNPWSLKCHQQHLQRMKENAKHRNQYKFILLENLTWRYRVPCVLDLKMGTRQHGDDASEEKKANQIRKCQQSTSASIGVRLCGMQVYQSEPGQLMFMNKYHGRKLTLAGFKEALYQFFHNGHRLRHELLSPVLRRLREMQAALEACESYRFYSSSLLIIYDGDPPRAPTRPRHRGGEEGDEDEPSDEEEEEEGAFGFPRSSSAGVGAGVSGGSSNSGGSRSSHSAGEASSPVVDVRMIDFAHTTCRHYGEDSVVHEGQDSGFIFGLQNLITIISELEDHSAD